A region of Photobacterium sanguinicancri DNA encodes the following proteins:
- a CDS encoding BCCT family transporter, which yields MRAKSGLLKGLNPPMAVTAMTVIALFLLFGAFDPELAASWFTGAKDSIIAGFKWYYILVVALFFFFAVFLIFSRYGDIKLGDDDTEPEFSYFAWFSMLFGAGMGIGLIFWSIAEPMFHLQSNPFITEGSTPEAAQVAMRLTFFHWGLHPWAIYVIVGLSLAFFSYRRKLPLAIRSALYPILGDRIYGFWGHAADVLAVFGTVFGVATSLGLGVAQMNTGLNQLIGIDVSMTNQLILIAVVSSIATLSVVSGVGKGVKILSELNLWLSILILIFFVAFGPTIYILNSFVQNIGDYLSNVVALSFWTNSEANGTSAWQSGWTAFYWGWWISWAPFVGMFIARISKGRTIREFSIGVLIVPSLLGMFWLTAFGGTALHIELFDGGGVIDAVNKDLTLALYETIGLMNTGWIEPIAKGVVTLLICTYFITSSDSGTLVVTTLLSVGDQEPPLRHRIFWGLGEGLVAAILLLTGGLAALQAASITAGLPFSVIMLMMCYSLIIGLRKEKERQVEDRIRLRAQDGSPHMTFMDRIGPGN from the coding sequence AAGACTCAATCATTGCTGGCTTCAAGTGGTATTACATTCTTGTTGTCGCGCTATTCTTTTTCTTTGCTGTATTCCTTATTTTTAGTCGCTACGGCGATATTAAGTTAGGGGATGACGATACCGAACCTGAATTTAGTTACTTTGCTTGGTTCTCGATGTTATTCGGGGCGGGTATGGGTATCGGTCTTATCTTCTGGAGTATTGCAGAGCCAATGTTCCACCTGCAAAGCAACCCGTTTATTACCGAAGGTAGTACACCGGAAGCTGCGCAAGTGGCGATGCGATTAACCTTCTTCCACTGGGGTCTTCACCCGTGGGCCATTTATGTGATCGTCGGCTTATCACTGGCATTCTTCTCTTATCGTCGTAAGTTACCTTTGGCAATTCGTTCTGCGCTTTACCCAATTTTGGGCGATCGTATTTACGGATTCTGGGGACACGCTGCGGACGTATTAGCTGTTTTTGGTACAGTATTTGGTGTGGCGACCTCACTCGGTTTGGGTGTGGCACAGATGAATACTGGCTTAAATCAGTTAATTGGTATTGATGTGTCGATGACCAACCAGCTGATTTTGATCGCGGTTGTTTCATCTATTGCCACTTTATCCGTCGTATCGGGTGTGGGTAAGGGTGTGAAAATTTTATCAGAACTTAACTTATGGTTGAGTATTCTGATCCTGATTTTCTTTGTTGCATTTGGTCCAACGATTTACATCTTAAACAGCTTCGTACAGAACATTGGTGACTACCTCTCTAATGTTGTAGCGCTCAGCTTCTGGACTAACTCTGAAGCGAATGGTACTTCAGCGTGGCAATCAGGCTGGACTGCATTCTACTGGGGCTGGTGGATTTCATGGGCACCGTTTGTTGGTATGTTCATTGCGCGTATCTCGAAAGGTCGTACGATTCGTGAATTCTCGATTGGTGTATTGATTGTTCCTTCGTTGCTTGGGATGTTCTGGTTAACTGCATTTGGTGGTACAGCACTTCACATTGAATTATTCGATGGTGGCGGTGTGATCGATGCGGTGAATAAAGACCTAACGTTAGCGTTATACGAAACGATTGGCCTGATGAATACCGGTTGGATTGAGCCTATTGCTAAAGGTGTTGTAACTCTACTGATTTGTACGTACTTCATTACCTCTTCAGATAGTGGCACTTTAGTTGTAACAACCTTGCTATCGGTTGGCGATCAAGAGCCACCGCTACGTCACCGTATTTTCTGGGGCTTAGGCGAAGGTTTAGTTGCTGCAATTCTATTGCTGACTGGCGGTTTAGCGGCCTTACAAGCAGCGTCGATTACCGCGGGCTTACCTTTCTCTGTGATTATGTTGATGATGTGTTATTCGCTGATTATTGGCTTACGGAAAGAGAAAGAACGTCAGGTTGAAGACCGGATTCGCTTAAGAGCGCAAGATGGCTCACCACACATGACATTTATGGACCGTATTGGCCCAGGAAACTAA